One Intestinimonas butyriciproducens genomic window, GCGCATGACGGATCTACCGGGCGCCTCCGCCGTCCTGAAGGGCGGCGTAGTGAGCTATACCGACGAGGTAAAGCACAATGTGCTGGGCGTACCACAGGCGCTGCTGGATCAATACGGGGCCGTGTCCCCCCAGGTGGCCGAGGCCATGGCCCGGGGCGCCCGCAGGGTACTGGGGTGCGATCTGGCCGTCTCCACCACCGGCGTGGCCGGGCCGGACCCGGACGACCGGGGGAACCCCGTGGGACTGGTATATGTGGCCCTGGCCGGCGCGGAGTTCTGCCATGTGCAGGAGCTCCATCTGGGAAGGGGGCGCGCAATGGTGCGCAGCCGGGCCTCCCTTCACGCCCTCGATCTGGTGAGGCGGTATCTCACCGGCCGGCCGTGGGCGGAATGACGGCGGAGGCGCTGGCCTTTTTGGGCGCACAGCCGGAGCGCACGGCCATTTTTGAGGCCGTGGAGGCCGCCGTGGCGGAGCTGGGCGAGAGCGCCATGGAGGTCAAAAGGTCCCAGATCTCCTGGAAGGCCCCCAGGCTGTTTGCCGCCCTGTCTCTTCCTCTGCGCGTGGGGAGGCATTGGCCGGAGGGGGCTCTGGTGCTCACCTTCGGCCTGGGGCGGCGGCTGGAGCACCCCAGGATCTTTCAGGCCGCGGAGCCCTACCCCGGCCGCTGGACGCATCATGTGGTGCTGACCTGCCCCGGGGACGTGGACGGAGAGGTGAGCGCCTTTCTGGCCGAGGCCTATTGGTTCGCCCGGACCAAAGGACGGGGAACATAGCAGGCGGAGGCGCGGGACGGTCAAGCCGTCCCGCGCCTCCGCGTTTCAAAAAATTTTACCCGGCCTGCAACATCTGCGTTTCCTGAGCTGTATATAAGGCGGAACGGCAAACGAGCCGTTCCACGCCTGAGCCATTTTAAAAGCAGAAAGGAAAACGTACGATGAAAAAGATTGTGACATTTGCGCTCTGCGCCGCTATGGCCTCTCCCTCGCCGCCTGTGATGCCGGGGCGGACGGAAAGGCAAACGGCAATGCCCAGACCACCGCTGTTGTGCAGATCCCAGAACCGTGGACGGACTGCGAGAGCCTGGAGAAGACCGCCGAGCTGACCGGCTTTGACATGGCGGCGCCCGACGCCATAGATGGATTTTCCAGCCGGATCATCCGCGCGATGGACAAGGATATAATCGAGGTGATCTATCAGACCGAGAACACGGATGAGGGCGAGATCCGCATTCGCAAGGGCGTGGGCGGCGAGGACATAAGCGGCGACTACAACCGGTACGCCGAGATCAGCACAGTCCATGTCGACGACCTCCGGGTGACCATGAAGGGCGCCGACGGTCAGATCAGCCTGGCGATCTGGACCAGCGGCGGGTATGCCGATTCCATCGGGCTTGGCGGCAGCGCCGACGGCGTCTCCAGCGGCGAGATGTCCGCACTGGTTGCCGCCGTGCGGTAAAGACAAATGGAGAGCGGGCCGTGGAGGAACGCTCTGCGCGGCTCGCTCCCTTCCGGCAGACTGGAGGAGGAATCGCGATGGAAGCTTGCCTTGTGAAGAGATATCCGGCCCGGGGCCGGCTTGAACAGGCGTGGCGGCGATCCGCGCCCTCTGGAGCAGGGCCTGCCCGAGCTGTGCCGCCGGCGGGGAGCGTCCGGCGGGAGAACGCGCGGACCACGAGGCCGTCAACCGCCGGGCGGAGCGGATGCTCAGCGACTACGGCAACAGCATTTTTCGCCTGGCCTATTCCTATCTGCACAACCGGAGCGATGCGGAGGAGGTCCTGAGGGAGGCGTATGACTTTGAAGAGACGGTACGATGAGATCATGGATAGAGTCGAAGTGACCGACGAGATGCGCCGGCGTATCCTGGACAAGCTCCAGGAGACCGAGGCGGGGCCCCGGCCAGCCGGGGCAAGTGCGGTACGGGTCCCCCGGCGGTGGAAGGGATACATGGCCGTCTGCATCGCGCAGCAGTTGGAGTGGGAGGCCCCGCAGCCCCGGGGCCTGGCCTCGCCCAGCATACACTCCAGCTTGCGGATCTTATTGCAGCCAAAGAAGCTCACGCCGGTGAGGTCGTCCGGCCTGAGCCAGAGCTCCACGCACAGCCCGGCGGAGAGTCGCTCCGCCCGATGCAGGGGCGTGGGAAAGAAGCCGAGCTCCGCCCTGGGCAGAGCGGACAGGCGGGCTTTGACAGAGAAGATGG contains:
- a CDS encoding DUF5655 domain-containing protein, which gives rise to MTAEALAFLGAQPERTAIFEAVEAAVAELGESAMEVKRSQISWKAPRLFAALSLPLRVGRHWPEGALVLTFGLGRRLEHPRIFQAAEPYPGRWTHHVVLTCPGDVDGEVSAFLAEAYWFARTKGRGT
- a CDS encoding DUF4367 domain-containing protein, whose product is MQIPEPWTDCESLEKTAELTGFDMAAPDAIDGFSSRIIRAMDKDIIEVIYQTENTDEGEIRIRKGVGGEDISGDYNRYAEISTVHVDDLRVTMKGADGQISLAIWTSGGYADSIGLGGSADGVSSGEMSALVAAVR